A window of the Arenibacter algicola genome harbors these coding sequences:
- a CDS encoding 16S rRNA (uracil(1498)-N(3))-methyltransferase — MQLFYHPELENNTDQFIFPPDESRHISKVLRKNAGDILQITNGKGLWFEAEILVPDHKKCKAKVVSRTQVPPKPYQLHMVVAPTKLNDRFEWFLEKATEIGVHQITPIICDHSERKVIKMDRMEKVIQAAMKQSLQSHLPQLNPAISFKEYMTQPKSGELYIAHCEEDKKTELSHCAAAKENTTILIGPEGDFSPEEIKLALDNGFGAVALGNTRLRTETAAIVACTTIALINL; from the coding sequence ATGCAACTTTTCTACCATCCCGAATTAGAAAACAATACGGACCAATTTATTTTTCCTCCCGATGAAAGTCGGCATATTTCCAAAGTACTGAGGAAAAATGCGGGCGATATTTTGCAGATCACCAACGGCAAAGGGCTTTGGTTTGAAGCTGAGATTCTTGTTCCCGACCATAAAAAATGTAAGGCAAAAGTAGTTTCCCGAACCCAGGTACCGCCAAAACCGTATCAACTCCATATGGTTGTGGCCCCAACAAAACTTAACGACCGCTTTGAGTGGTTTTTGGAGAAGGCAACGGAAATTGGGGTTCATCAGATTACCCCCATTATTTGTGACCATTCCGAAAGAAAGGTCATTAAAATGGACAGAATGGAGAAAGTTATCCAAGCTGCCATGAAACAATCCCTACAATCCCATTTGCCACAATTAAATCCCGCTATTTCCTTTAAAGAATACATGACCCAACCTAAGAGTGGGGAACTTTACATAGCACATTGCGAGGAAGATAAAAAAACGGAACTGTCCCATTGCGCAGCTGCCAAAGAAAACACTACCATCTTAATTGGCCCGGAAGGCGATTTCTCTCCGGAAGAGATAAAATTGGCCTTGGACAACGGATTTGGGGCGGTTGCTTTGGGAAACACAAGGTTGCGCACAGAAACTGCAGCCATAGTGGCCTGTACCACCATTGCCTTAATTAACTTGTAA
- a CDS encoding DUF4159 domain-containing protein, whose product MKQLVIILLIFNFYMTDSSYAQEIAILKYGGGGDWYANPTGLPNLIKFCNQQLRTTIDPKPQTVEVGSPNIFQYPFIHMTGHGNIFFSGEEAENLRTYLLAGGFLHIDDNYGMEPYLRKELAKVFPDKELIELGADHPIFRQQFQFPKGLPKIHEHDGKRPQAFGIFEQNRLILLFTFESDLGDGWEDPEVHNDPQEVRLKALQMGANIISYVFKS is encoded by the coding sequence ATGAAGCAGCTAGTTATAATATTATTGATATTCAATTTTTATATGACCGATAGTTCATACGCGCAGGAAATCGCCATTTTAAAATATGGTGGCGGAGGTGATTGGTACGCCAATCCTACAGGACTTCCTAACCTAATAAAATTCTGCAACCAACAACTTAGGACTACCATAGATCCCAAGCCGCAAACAGTGGAGGTAGGTAGCCCCAATATCTTTCAATATCCATTTATACATATGACCGGGCATGGAAACATATTTTTTTCAGGGGAGGAAGCAGAAAACCTAAGAACTTATTTACTGGCCGGCGGATTTTTACACATAGATGACAATTATGGAATGGAACCCTATCTGCGCAAAGAACTCGCCAAAGTATTTCCGGACAAGGAACTCATAGAATTAGGAGCAGATCACCCCATTTTTCGGCAACAATTCCAATTTCCAAAAGGATTGCCCAAGATACATGAACATGACGGCAAACGTCCACAGGCGTTTGGCATTTTCGAGCAAAACCGCCTAATACTTCTTTTTACATTTGAAAGCGACCTTGGGGACGGTTGGGAAGACCCTGAAGTGCATAACGACCCCCAAGAGGTCCGATTAAAGGCTTTACAAATGGGGGCCAATATTATCTCCTACGTTTTTAAAAGTTAA
- a CDS encoding AI-2E family transporter: MTSKTIAEGILRALGVIVAIVILLAFLYKNSAVLIYIAIAAVASLIGRPIVLFFRQKLKFNNTVAVIITMIFLVGVVAGVIALFVPLLIQQGQNLSLLNIDALQTNLEDLYRQLLQYIGVKSEDLEQSIKDSQLFSNLNFGILPDFLNSIIGILGSFSVGLFSVLFIAFFFLKDSKLFEASILTLIPDNKENKFQHSMETIKNLLSRYFVGLVLQILILFVIYSIVLFIFGIENAIVIAFLCALLNLIPYIGPIIGGILMAVLTMTSNVGADFSSVILPKTGYVMIGFIIGQLVDNFFSQPFIFSNSVKSHPLEIFLIIIIGGLLLGVTGMIIAVPGYTAIKVILKEFFNENKIVKSLTKNL, translated from the coding sequence ATGACATCAAAGACAATAGCAGAAGGTATTTTAAGGGCTCTTGGAGTTATTGTAGCCATTGTAATACTATTGGCTTTCCTATATAAAAATAGTGCCGTACTTATATACATAGCAATAGCTGCAGTTGCGAGCTTGATTGGACGGCCCATTGTTTTATTTTTTCGTCAGAAATTAAAATTCAACAATACGGTGGCTGTTATAATAACTATGATTTTCCTTGTAGGGGTCGTTGCCGGGGTAATTGCCCTATTTGTACCCTTGCTTATTCAACAGGGACAGAACCTATCCCTTCTTAACATAGATGCCTTACAGACCAATTTGGAGGACTTGTATCGCCAGCTCCTGCAATATATTGGGGTTAAATCCGAAGACTTGGAGCAAAGTATTAAAGATTCCCAGTTGTTTTCCAACCTTAACTTTGGAATTCTTCCAGATTTCCTAAACTCAATAATCGGCATATTGGGAAGTTTTAGCGTAGGACTATTTTCCGTACTTTTTATAGCCTTCTTCTTTTTAAAGGACAGTAAGCTTTTTGAAGCATCCATACTCACCCTAATCCCTGATAATAAGGAAAATAAATTTCAACATTCCATGGAAACCATCAAAAATTTGCTTTCCCGGTATTTTGTTGGCCTGGTGCTCCAAATCTTGATCCTGTTTGTCATTTACTCTATTGTCCTTTTCATTTTTGGAATCGAAAACGCTATAGTAATCGCCTTTCTCTGTGCCCTTTTAAACCTTATTCCCTACATAGGCCCTATTATTGGAGGCATATTAATGGCGGTTTTAACCATGACCAGTAACGTGGGAGCCGATTTTAGCAGTGTAATTTTACCAAAAACCGGCTATGTAATGATCGGTTTCATCATTGGCCAATTGGTAGACAACTTTTTCTCCCAGCCTTTTATCTTTTCGAACAGCGTAAAATCGCACCCTTTGGAAATTTTCCTGATCATCATTATTGGAGGTTTGCTCCTAGGAGTAACAGGAATGATTATAGCGGTACCTGGCTATACGGCGATAAAAGTGATCTTAAAGGAATTTTTTAATGAGAATAAAATTGTGAAATCCCTTACCAAAAATTTATAA
- a CDS encoding THUMP-like domain-containing protein, whose product MNKNILTSEIQYFINKNLRTELITILLKPLNLEGVSNKEIAEQIEAKNRCLDKLPTWFGTENIYYPNKLNIEQTSSETTAQYKAGIISGTALLDMTGGFGVDSYFFSLNIGQVHHCEMNMELSQIAAHNFKVLGRTNIFTHAMDGIDFLKNSKVEFDWVFIDPSRRNDAKGKVFLLSDCIPNVPDNLDAILSKAKKIMIKTSPLLDLSAGLRELHFVKEIHIVAVKNEVKEILWILEQGYDNEVLVKTANLGGSEMEKFNFSLDDEKIAHSNYSDPLEYLYEPNSAILKSGAFKTVGDKFNMYKLHDHSHLYTQNQLLDFPGRRFKVIKTIPFNKKELQRLELKKANITIRNFPISVAEIRKKFKIKDGGEVYLFFTTNPKGEKIVVECHKI is encoded by the coding sequence TTGAACAAAAATATACTAACATCTGAAATTCAATACTTTATAAACAAAAATTTAAGGACGGAACTTATAACTATTTTGTTAAAACCCTTGAACCTTGAAGGTGTTAGCAACAAGGAAATTGCAGAACAAATTGAAGCCAAGAACAGATGCTTGGATAAGCTTCCCACCTGGTTTGGCACTGAGAATATCTACTACCCCAACAAATTAAATATTGAACAGACTTCCTCCGAAACAACCGCCCAATATAAAGCCGGGATAATAAGTGGAACAGCACTATTGGACATGACCGGCGGCTTTGGGGTAGACAGTTATTTTTTCAGCCTCAATATAGGACAGGTACATCATTGTGAAATGAACATGGAACTATCCCAAATAGCGGCACACAACTTTAAGGTTTTGGGCAGGACCAATATTTTTACCCATGCCATGGATGGCATAGATTTTTTAAAAAATTCGAAAGTTGAGTTTGACTGGGTATTTATAGATCCTTCCCGTAGAAATGATGCCAAAGGGAAGGTTTTTTTATTGTCGGATTGTATTCCGAACGTACCGGATAATCTAGATGCTATTTTGTCCAAGGCGAAGAAAATAATGATAAAAACCTCCCCTCTGCTGGACCTATCGGCCGGCCTTCGGGAGTTGCACTTCGTAAAGGAAATACACATTGTTGCGGTTAAAAATGAAGTAAAGGAAATCCTATGGATATTGGAACAGGGCTATGATAATGAAGTTTTGGTAAAAACGGCAAACCTTGGCGGATCAGAAATGGAAAAGTTCAACTTTTCACTTGATGATGAAAAAATAGCGCACTCCAATTACTCGGACCCCCTTGAATATTTATACGAGCCCAATTCGGCCATTCTAAAGTCGGGGGCCTTTAAGACCGTAGGGGATAAATTCAATATGTATAAGTTACATGATCACTCGCATTTATACACCCAAAATCAATTATTGGATTTTCCTGGCAGGAGGTTTAAAGTTATCAAGACCATTCCCTTCAATAAAAAAGAATTACAAAGACTGGAATTAAAAAAAGCAAATATTACCATTCGGAATTTTCCGATAAGTGTGGCGGAAATAAGGAAGAAATTTAAGATTAAGGATGGTGGGGAGGTCTATCTGTTTTTTACCACCAACCCGAAGGGTGAAAAAATTGTGGTTGAATGCCACAAAATTTAA
- a CDS encoding M15 family metallopeptidase has translation MDRKHVVFKGMVLLALTLSFGCKEVVVNKNPKEDVEKSVEVKDSVKMRKVMKEEVPKTNLKSLDGLADTLFVRLADYSEDFVYDLRYATENNFLKAKVYDCAECYTRVKTARALLLANKEFMDKGFKIKFFDCYRPNDVQYKMWAIVPNPQYVADPVKGSIHNKGGAVDITLTTLDGEELDMGTDFDFFGKRAYHDNLDLPRNVLDNRLLLKETMEKYGFWSIRTEWWHYNLGTASNDKVANFKWDCD, from the coding sequence ATGGATAGGAAGCATGTGGTTTTTAAGGGAATGGTACTTTTGGCATTGACCCTTTCTTTTGGTTGTAAGGAAGTTGTGGTGAACAAGAATCCAAAGGAAGATGTGGAAAAGTCGGTTGAGGTGAAGGATTCCGTAAAAATGCGGAAAGTGATGAAAGAGGAAGTTCCCAAAACCAATCTTAAATCCCTGGACGGTCTTGCGGACACTTTGTTTGTAAGGTTGGCCGATTATAGCGAGGATTTTGTGTACGACCTGCGCTATGCCACAGAAAATAATTTTTTAAAGGCCAAGGTCTACGATTGTGCGGAATGTTACACTAGGGTTAAAACGGCCCGGGCACTGCTTTTGGCCAACAAGGAATTTATGGACAAAGGATTTAAAATAAAGTTCTTTGACTGTTATCGCCCAAACGACGTACAATATAAAATGTGGGCCATAGTCCCCAATCCGCAGTACGTTGCCGACCCTGTTAAGGGATCTATACATAATAAAGGCGGTGCTGTTGATATTACTTTGACCACCTTGGATGGGGAAGAATTGGATATGGGGACCGATTTTGATTTTTTTGGAAAAAGGGCTTACCATGACAATTTGGATCTACCTAGGAATGTCCTGGATAATAGGTTGTTGTTAAAGGAAACCATGGAAAAATATGGATTTTGGTCCATAAGAACGGAGTGGTGGCATTACAATTTGGGTACTGCCTCCAATGACAAGGTGGCCAATTTTAAATGGGATTGCGATTAA
- a CDS encoding gluconate 2-dehydrogenase subunit 3 family protein, with amino-acid sequence MDRRKSIQTIILGAGASALAFHGCKTDGTDTAKEAVAAAENTHYFGRTPEELELIEKLNAEQLFTEHEMETIAVLSTIILPPREPNGGPIEAEVPEFIEFMGKDIPELQLTLKGGLMWLDHKSNADFGTEFKLATLDQQKQILDTICYHDIDKPLDVQPLEIQFFYLMRGLTVCGYYSSKVGVAELGYKGNTPNVWDGVPEDVLEQHGVAYDPEWVAKCIDHSTRNEIATWDEKGNLLT; translated from the coding sequence ATGGATAGAAGAAAGAGTATACAGACAATAATTTTAGGTGCGGGCGCATCTGCCTTGGCCTTTCATGGCTGTAAGACAGATGGAACCGATACAGCAAAGGAAGCCGTAGCAGCGGCCGAAAACACCCATTATTTTGGTCGTACCCCAGAGGAGTTGGAACTTATTGAAAAATTAAATGCGGAACAGCTCTTTACCGAACATGAGATGGAAACCATAGCAGTATTGAGCACGATAATACTTCCTCCCAGGGAACCTAATGGTGGGCCTATTGAGGCAGAGGTCCCGGAATTTATAGAGTTTATGGGCAAGGACATCCCTGAACTGCAACTGACCCTTAAAGGGGGGCTTATGTGGTTGGACCATAAGAGCAATGCCGATTTTGGAACCGAATTTAAATTGGCCACCTTGGATCAGCAAAAGCAGATATTGGATACCATTTGCTATCATGATATAGATAAACCATTGGACGTGCAACCGCTCGAAATACAGTTCTTCTATTTGATGCGCGGATTAACGGTTTGTGGCTATTATTCCTCAAAAGTGGGAGTTGCCGAACTGGGCTATAAGGGAAATACGCCCAACGTATGGGATGGAGTTCCGGAGGATGTGTTAGAACAGCACGGGGTAGCCTATGATCCAGAATGGGTAGCCAAATGTATCGATCATAGTACAAGAAACGAGATAGCTACTTGGGATGAAAAGGGCAATCTTTTAACTTAG
- a CDS encoding GMC family oxidoreductase, with translation MQIKESSEIYDVIIVGSGAGGGMATKQLADAGLNVAVVEAGPFFDPADPKTMNQLKWNYESPRRGRGTTRAFGEFDAAYGGWEIEGEPYTREPGTEFDWFRSHMLGGRTNHWGRISLRFGPKDFKGKSRDGHGEDWPIGYEDVKPYYDKVDKLIGVFGTNEGLENDPDGFFLPPPKPRLHEIFYINGAKKAGIPTIPGRLSMLTKRINAERGVCFYCGQCSRSCSVYADFSSGSCLIFPAQKSGGRIKLFVNCVVREVTTDEEGKATGVSYISKDDRKEYKLRGKVVVLAASACSSARILLNSKSKQHPNGLGNSSDLVGKYLHDSTGASRAAFVPALMNRKVSYNEDGVGSNHVYSPWWGDNSKLDFPRGYHIEVGGGMKMPGYGFSFNPNEFNKFFGLKVGGYGDSLRDDVKKYYGSVLGIAGRGEGIARKENYCEIDPTTVDQFGIPVLKFNYKWSEFEKNQAKHMQDTFEEIFHNIGAEPLGEKPGKDRDYGLEAPGRIIHEVGTTRMGNDPKTSVTNKFNQLHDVQNVFIVDAGPFTSQADKNCTWTILALSWRASDYIIEQLKQQNI, from the coding sequence ATGCAGATAAAAGAATCCTCAGAAATTTATGATGTAATAATTGTTGGTTCGGGTGCAGGTGGCGGTATGGCCACAAAGCAGTTGGCAGATGCCGGCCTCAATGTTGCGGTGGTCGAGGCTGGGCCATTTTTTGACCCGGCAGACCCGAAAACCATGAATCAGTTAAAATGGAATTACGAATCGCCTAGAAGGGGAAGGGGTACCACCCGGGCATTTGGGGAATTTGATGCTGCATATGGCGGTTGGGAGATAGAAGGGGAACCTTATACCCGTGAGCCTGGTACCGAATTCGATTGGTTCCGATCACATATGTTGGGGGGGCGTACCAACCACTGGGGGAGGATTTCCCTGCGTTTTGGACCAAAGGATTTTAAGGGGAAGTCCAGGGACGGTCATGGTGAGGATTGGCCTATAGGTTATGAGGATGTAAAACCGTATTACGACAAGGTAGATAAATTGATCGGGGTGTTTGGTACCAATGAAGGACTGGAAAATGATCCAGATGGTTTTTTCCTTCCTCCGCCAAAACCAAGATTACATGAAATTTTCTATATAAATGGAGCCAAAAAGGCGGGAATACCTACTATTCCAGGTAGACTTTCCATGCTTACCAAAAGAATTAATGCGGAGCGTGGTGTGTGTTTTTACTGCGGACAATGTTCCCGTTCCTGTTCCGTCTATGCCGATTTCTCATCAGGAAGTTGTTTAATATTCCCTGCCCAAAAAAGCGGGGGGCGTATCAAATTATTCGTCAATTGTGTGGTAAGGGAAGTGACTACCGACGAAGAAGGCAAGGCAACAGGGGTATCGTATATTAGTAAGGATGATAGAAAAGAGTATAAATTAAGAGGCAAGGTTGTGGTTTTGGCGGCTTCCGCCTGTAGTTCTGCCCGTATTCTTTTAAATTCGAAAAGTAAACAACATCCTAACGGATTGGGCAATAGCAGTGATCTGGTTGGTAAATATTTGCACGATTCTACCGGTGCCAGTAGAGCTGCTTTTGTTCCGGCCTTGATGAACAGAAAAGTATCCTATAATGAAGACGGAGTGGGCAGTAACCATGTGTATTCTCCTTGGTGGGGGGATAACTCCAAGTTGGATTTTCCAAGAGGCTACCATATCGAAGTAGGCGGTGGTATGAAGATGCCTGGCTATGGTTTTAGTTTTAACCCCAATGAATTCAATAAGTTCTTCGGGCTCAAAGTAGGGGGCTATGGAGATAGCTTACGGGACGATGTTAAAAAATATTACGGATCCGTACTAGGTATTGCCGGTAGGGGCGAAGGCATTGCCCGTAAGGAGAATTATTGTGAGATAGACCCTACCACAGTGGATCAATTTGGTATTCCGGTATTGAAGTTTAATTACAAATGGTCCGAGTTTGAGAAAAATCAGGCCAAGCATATGCAGGATACCTTTGAAGAGATTTTCCACAATATAGGGGCAGAGCCTTTAGGGGAAAAGCCGGGCAAGGATCGCGATTACGGGCTTGAAGCTCCCGGGCGTATAATCCACGAAGTAGGAACCACCAGAATGGGCAATGATCCCAAAACATCGGTCACTAATAAATTCAATCAATTGCACGATGTACAGAATGTATTTATAGTGGATGCGGGACCTTTTACCTCCCAGGCGGATAAGAACTGTACCTGGACCATTTTGGCATTATCTTGGCGCGCCAGTGATTATATTATTGAACAATTAAAACAGCAAAATATCTAG
- a CDS encoding sugar phosphate isomerase/epimerase family protein, translated as MKKLQLLWLFLIAIVFFGTTNVLAQEVGLQLYSLRNQFKEDIPSTLKLINDWGITVLEGGDSYGMPEEEFKGLLAKNNLKVVSVGAGFNDLANAPEEVVKKAKSYGATYVMCAWIPHDGNNFDISDTQKAVEVFNRAGKILRDNGIKLAYHAHGFEFRPYKDGTLFDYMAQNAKYFDFEMDVYWVHHGGEDPLKLLKKYPSKFILLHLKDMEKGTKKDNTGHADVETNVVLGTGEVDIAGVVAEAKKLGIKYMFLEDECSRVVEQVPKSLRYLEGL; from the coding sequence ATGAAAAAACTACAACTTCTATGGCTATTTTTAATAGCAATAGTTTTTTTCGGAACTACAAATGTTTTGGCCCAAGAGGTGGGATTACAATTGTACAGCCTTAGAAATCAGTTTAAGGAAGATATTCCCAGTACCTTAAAATTGATAAACGACTGGGGTATTACCGTTCTGGAAGGAGGGGATAGCTACGGGATGCCAGAGGAAGAGTTTAAGGGGCTGCTTGCCAAAAATAACTTAAAGGTGGTCAGTGTTGGTGCTGGATTCAACGATTTGGCAAATGCGCCGGAGGAGGTTGTTAAAAAGGCCAAAAGTTATGGAGCTACCTATGTGATGTGCGCCTGGATCCCTCACGATGGCAACAATTTTGATATTTCGGATACCCAAAAGGCCGTTGAGGTATTTAACAGGGCTGGAAAGATTTTAAGGGATAATGGAATAAAGTTGGCATATCATGCCCATGGATTTGAATTTAGGCCCTATAAGGACGGGACCCTATTTGATTATATGGCGCAGAATGCCAAATATTTCGATTTTGAAATGGATGTTTACTGGGTGCATCACGGAGGTGAGGATCCCCTAAAATTGCTTAAAAAGTATCCTTCCAAATTCATTTTATTGCATTTAAAGGATATGGAAAAAGGTACTAAAAAAGATAATACCGGCCATGCCGATGTAGAAACTAATGTGGTTTTGGGAACCGGGGAAGTAGATATCGCCGGTGTTGTTGCCGAAGCTAAGAAGTTGGGCATCAAGTACATGTTCTTAGAGGACGAATGTTCCAGGGTGGTGGAACAGGTACCCAAGAGTTTAAGGTATTTGGAAGGTTTGTAA
- a CDS encoding gluconate 2-dehydrogenase subunit 3 family protein, translating into MDRRKSIKSIILGGVAGGLAINGCKPGTEGEAGAAEALVQEEKHFGRTPEEKELLKKLYAEQFFNEHEMATLGVLCALILPANGTYGSATDAGVPDFIEFMAKDIPAYQTPLQGGLMWLDHKSNKDYGVEFKTATEAQQKEILDAIAFPDKENPTYEQQFFSLIRNLTVTGYYTSKEGIEDLGYKGNSPNVWDGVPEDVLAKHGKSYDPEWLAKCVDQSKRNDMAEWDDEGNLLT; encoded by the coding sequence ATGGATAGAAGAAAAAGTATAAAGTCCATTATTCTTGGTGGTGTAGCAGGCGGATTGGCCATAAATGGATGTAAGCCGGGAACAGAAGGCGAGGCCGGAGCGGCAGAGGCCTTGGTACAGGAAGAAAAACATTTTGGGAGAACCCCGGAAGAAAAAGAATTGCTGAAAAAACTTTACGCAGAACAGTTTTTTAATGAACATGAAATGGCCACTTTGGGTGTTTTATGTGCTTTAATTTTACCTGCCAACGGAACCTATGGCAGTGCTACCGATGCCGGAGTGCCCGATTTTATTGAATTCATGGCCAAGGATATCCCCGCTTATCAAACCCCGTTGCAAGGGGGGCTAATGTGGTTGGACCACAAAAGTAATAAGGATTATGGAGTGGAATTTAAAACCGCTACCGAGGCACAGCAAAAGGAGATTTTGGATGCCATTGCCTTTCCGGACAAGGAAAATCCAACATATGAGCAACAATTCTTTTCCCTGATTCGCAATTTAACCGTAACAGGATATTATACCTCCAAGGAAGGTATTGAGGATTTAGGGTATAAAGGTAATTCCCCCAACGTTTGGGACGGAGTGCCGGAAGATGTGTTGGCCAAGCATGGGAAATCCTATGATCCCGAATGGCTTGCCAAATGTGTGGACCAAAGTAAGCGCAATGATATGGCGGAATGGGATGATGAAGGTAATTTGCTAACCTAG